The Apodemus sylvaticus chromosome 19, mApoSyl1.1, whole genome shotgun sequence sequence CTAATACTTTAAAAAACTTGAAGCCCAACGTCAAATATAGTTCAGAAGAGTATACACAAATGCTGTCAGAATCTTTGGCTACTGTGATATCTGCTTCCATGTTGTTTCCTAGGTTgcagataagaaaaaaaaatgttcttagatttctattttttttctacattttacaTAGATAAAGTATAGTTACTGTTATATTTAAAACATagctttccttttcatttttatgtattaaaaTGTGTTAAATTTTTAACTTAGTTTTCAAGATAATGGTTTTCCCAGTGGGATTTTTCAAACATATTTCATTTTGCTTGATTTTGCTCCCCCTCCTGCTATCTCCCTGTTTCCTTCTCTGATGCTGATCCCCTGGACTTCCATTACACATTGTTCCactgcctttcttctttctttctatacaTCTCTTCTTTTCCTAGAAACATGGTCCCCTTTCTAGTTTTGTGGGTTTGGCCCATGCTTACACCCTCTTGGATCTACATATTTAACTAAGACTAAATATAAGGAGAAACTtatggcatttgtctttctatgCCCTTGTTGATTGCTTAACATCATGGTTTTAGTTCCATGTACTTTTCTGCAAAtccataatttcattttactttaaaaatggataaaatttcactgtgtatatgtaccaagttttcatttttccttgCTACTTGATGAATACCTAGGCTGATTCATTTTCCTGACTATTGTGAATGTGACAGGATTGAACATGGATATACAagtatctctgtagtaggatgtACAGTCCTTTGGGTTCAACCTAGGATCAGTATATCTAGGTCCCATGGTggttctacttttaatttttagagaaaaaatCAGCCTGATTTCCATGGTGGCTACATCACTATATGTTCCTTGCCAGCATTTATTGTCATCTGCTTTCTTAATAAAGGTCATTCAGCCCAGAGTGAGAGAAATGACAAAGTTAGTTAACTTGAATTTCTTTAGTAACTATGGAAGctgaacacattaaaattatttattagccATTCATATCTCTCTTTTTTGAGAAATTTTAATTTAGATCTTTGTCCATTTATTGATTAGTAGAGTTTTCTGTGGTCATTTGCAATCCATTacaaactttaaatattaatccAGTGCCTGAAGTATACCAAGAGAATATTTTGGCCATTTGGTAGTTTCTGTTGATAGCATCTTTGCTGTGAGGAATATTTAAATTCATGTAATGACACTGGCCAATTCCTTTGAtgctatatttcttttctttaaaaggacAGTGATTGGAATAGGTCCATCTACTCTTATCCTTCTCTAGTTGGAATCTTTCAAGTGCATTTACCTCACAGATGTCTACCTGGTGAACTATGTAAAAGCTATTCCACGGTGGAGCCAACTTAAGAAATAACGAGAAGATAGGGTCAAAATGGAAATGTTCACATAATGAAAATTTTGGTGAGCTTGTGTTCTATTAAAAGTcactaaataaaaaggaaatgattaGGGAAATGTAGTAAATTAGATGTTTCATTTCAACCCACAACGGGCACTTATTAAACATTGCTATTTAACACAATAATGGGTAAATACTAGGAAGAACTTGAGATGACATCATGAAAAACAGTAACTCATTCTCAAAATACTTTGtttatgaaaagaaaatctaCGGCCAGAAGGACTGGACAACATGCAGAGTAGCATTGTATAATAAGTGTCTTTCCTTATAGGTGATGTCCAATCAAACCTCAGTCACTGAATTTCTCCTGCTGGGAGTGACAGACATACAAGAATTAAACCCTATTCTCTTTGCGATTTTCTTCACCATCTACTTTGTCAATATAACTGGGAATGGAGCCATCCTGATGATCGTCATCTTGGACCCAAGACTCCACTCACCTATGTATTTCTTCCTGGGAAACCTAGCATGTCTAGATATCTCCTACTCCACTGTAACACTGCCAAAGATGTTGGAGAACCTCCTCTCCACAGGCAAAGCAATTTCCTTCCTGGGATGCATCACTCAACTTCATTTCTTCCACTTCCTGGGTAGCACTGAGACCATGCTGCTGCCAGTGATGGCATTTGACCGCTTTGTGGCTATCTGCAGACCACTCCACTATCCAGTCATTATGAATCACCAGCTCTGTGTTCACATGACTGTTACTATCTGGATCATGGGCTTCTTGCATGCCTTGCTTCATGCTATAATGACATCTCGTTTGAGCTTCTGTGGTCCCAATCATGTCCATCATTTCTTCTGTGATATTAAGCCATTGCTGGATCTGGCCTGTGAAAACACTGAGCTCAACCTTTGGTTGCTCAATACAGTCACAGGCACCATTgccctcacttctttttttctgatatttctcTCCTATTTCTACATCATCGCCTATCTTCTCCTCAAGACTGGTTCCTGCACCATGCTCCACAAAGCACTGTCCACTTGTGCCTCTCACTTCATGGTTGTTATTCTGTTCTATGCTCCTGTTCTCTTCACCTACATCCATCCTGCCTCAGGAAGCTCTCTGGATCAGGACAGAATCATTGCCATCATGTACAGTGTGGTCACTCCTGCTCTCAATCCACTCATCTACACCTTGAGAAACAAGGAAGTGAGGAGTGCACTGAATAGGAAAGTGAGAAGATGGTTCTGACTTGAAGAATCTAAAGAACTCTGCTGAGGTATAAACAACCAGGCAATaaggaattaaaatatatttctgaagTTAAGGTATGTTCTTATATATAATAGATGTGCATATATATTACTGAACAAGTTGAGTGATGTCAAATATATTTAATGGTATTGATCTTTTAAAGCAAGGGAAAAACTTAATTTGTGGGCCTCTAATCATAGAATTCATTCACTGAATTTGATTTTGGCATATAAGTTGATGGCATTGACTTGTgtcttatatatacatgtgtatagaaATTTGTGTACAATATCCATGTCTAGTATATCTTGTTCATCTTTCAACtcatattatttgaattaatatTATGCTTGCTTATTTCAAAGAATTATTAACACTGTGGGTTCTCAATTTGAAAATTTATTTGCAAATCATGAGTGAGCTACTAAAAGTTTCAGTGACAAAACATCTATTTTAAGCCTAAGTCTTATTCTGTTActattgtattttttattcttttctattcgatatattcttcatttacatttcaaattatttccccattcctggatcccccctccccgaaactcccataagccctccccccccccgatcccccaatccaccccttccctgtcctggtattcccctacactgctgcactttccaggaccaggggccactccttccttcttcttgggcatcatttgatatgtgaattgtgtcttgggtattccaagattctaggctaatatccatttatcagtgagcgcataccatgggtgttcttttgagactgggttacctcacttaggatgatgctctccagctccatccatttgtctaagaaattttgtgaattcattgtttttaatgactgaatagtactccattgtgtatatataccacattttctgtatccattcctccgttgagggacatctgggttctttccagcttctggatattataaatagggctgctgtgaacatagtggagcatgtattcttattacatgctggggaatcctctaggtatatgcccagaagtggtatagcggggtcctccagaagtatcattcccagttttctgaggaaccaccagactgattttaaCATCTAAACATCTATTTTAAGCCTAATTCTTATTCTGTTAACATTGGAATGTTGGTAGATAAtggatatgtttttatttttaaaattttgttactgattattatttttgagactaggtctcctGTAgcttagactggccttgaattcctcatgaCTTGCTTCCAACTCTTAATTGCCAGAATTATAGGTCTGTATCTACAACACCTGCCCGGACCTCCAGACTTGCTGTAGATTGAGAGG is a genomic window containing:
- the LOC127670090 gene encoding olfactory receptor 12D1-like; translated protein: MSNQTSVTEFLLLGVTDIQELNPILFAIFFTIYFVNITGNGAILMIVILDPRLHSPMYFFLGNLACLDISYSTVTLPKMLENLLSTGKAISFLGCITQLHFFHFLGSTETMLLPVMAFDRFVAICRPLHYPVIMNHQLCVHMTVTIWIMGFLHALLHAIMTSRLSFCGPNHVHHFFCDIKPLLDLACENTELNLWLLNTVTGTIALTSFFLIFLSYFYIIAYLLLKTGSCTMLHKALSTCASHFMVVILFYAPVLFTYIHPASGSSLDQDRIIAIMYSVVTPALNPLIYTLRNKEVRSALNRKVRRWF